Proteins from a single region of Ochotona princeps isolate mOchPri1 chromosome 27, mOchPri1.hap1, whole genome shotgun sequence:
- the SPX gene encoding spexin: MQRLGSLAAMTLAVFLVCSFPGNSSSVPQRLLERRNWTPQAMLYLKGAQGRRFLSDQSRRKDLSDRLPPERRSPKAQLLTPPEAVAVFLASLRNPQGDGKEDFHQTGFLEDHILNW; encoded by the exons ATGCAG AGACTCGGAAGTCTGGCGGCCATGACCCTGGCGGTTTTCCTGGTGTGTTCTTTCCCGGGGAACTCCAGCAGCGTTCCGCAG AGACTGCTGGAGAGGAGGAATTGGACTCCACAAGCCATGCTCTACCTTAAGGGGGCAC AGGGGCGTCGTTTCCTCTCCGACCAGAGCCGGAGGAAGGACCTCTCGGACCGGCTGCCTCCAG AAAGACGGAGCCCAAaggcccagctcctgactcctccgGAGGCAGTGGCCGTCTTCCTGGCATCCTTACGAAACCCGCAGGGAG atggAAAAGAAGACTTTCATCAGACCGGATTCCTGGAAGACCATATACTAAACTGGTGA